CCATCCCGCAGGACGTGAAAGACGCCGTCGCCGAGACCCGCGAAGGGATCATCTCGGGCGACATCGACGTGCCGACCGAACCGCAGTAGACGCGCGGTGGCCGGCCGACCGGCCGTTCGGGCTATCGGTCGACCGGTTCGAGAGACAGGAGAGACACAGGATGACAGACGACGCGACCGCGTGTGGCGACCGGCCGATCGGCGTCCTCGACGACCGGCGGACGCCGGTGTGTGCCCCTGCCCCACCCGGCCCGCGAAACCACGACTTTATGCGGACCACTACGAAACCCACACTCAGATGACGACCGCTGTCCACCTCGACGGGATCACGAAACGCTTCCCTGGGGTCGTCGCCAACGACGACGTGACCCTCACCGTCGAGCGCGGCACGGTCCACGCGCTGTTGGGCGAGAACGGCGCGGGGAAGACGACGCTGATGAACGTCCTCTACGGCCTCTACCAGCCGACAGAGGGGACCATCAACGTCGACGGCGAGCCACGCGAATTCGACTCGCCCCGTGACGCCATCGACGCCGGCATCGGGATGATCCACCAGCACTTCATGCTCGTGGACCCGATGACGGTCACCCAGAACATCGTGCTGGGCCACGAACCCCGGAAGTGGTTGGGACTGGCGACAGACTCCGCACAGGCGCGGGCCGACGTGCGCGAACTCTCCGAGAAGTACGGCTTCGACGTCGACCCCGAGGCGGCCATCGAGGACGTGTCGGTCGGCGTCCAACAGCGCGTCGAGATTCTGAAGGCGCTGTATCGCGGGGCGGACATCCTCATCCTCGACGAACCGACCGCCGTGTTGACGCCACAGGAGGTCGAGGAACTGTTCGCCGTCTTCGAGGAACTCACCGCACAGGGCAAGACGATCATCTTCATCACCCACAAACTGGGCGAGGCGATGCACGCCGCCGACGACATCACGGTCCTGCGGGACGGCCACCACGTCGGGACCGTCCCCGCAGACGAGACCACCCGCGAGTCGCTCGCGGAACTGATGGTCGGCCGCGAGGTGCTGATGGAGGTCGGGACCGACACCCGCGAACCGGGCGAGACGGTCCTCGGCGTCGAGAACATCCACGTCGACGACAACCGCGGCATCGAGGCCGTGACCGACGTGAACTTCTCCGTCCGGGAGGGCGAGATCTTCGGCATCGCCGGCGTCGACGGCAACGGCCAGTCGGAACTGATCGAAGCGATCACCGGGCTTCGGACGCCGACGACGGGGCGAGTCGTCTACGAGGGCGAGGACATCACCGACGCGCCGCGCAGACAGCGGATCGACAGTGGGATGGCGTACGTCCCCGAGGACCGCCACGAGCGCGGACTGGTGATGGAGTTCGACCTCGTGAGCAACGGGATTCTGGGGAGCCAGCACAGCCCGCAGTTCGCCCGCGACGGCCGGATCGACTGGCCGGGCGCGCGGACCCACGCCGAGGACATCATCTCGGAGTACGACGTGCGGCCGCCGAACGCCGACGCGACTGCGGAGTCGCTGTCGGGCGGCAACCAGCAGAAGTTCATCGTCGGTCGGGAGTTCGAGCGAAATCCCGATCTGGTGGTGGCGACGCACCCGACACGCGGTGTGGACATCGGCTCGACCGAGTTCATCCACGACCGCCTCCGTGAACTGCGGCAGGCCGGGAAGGGCATCCTGCTCGTCTCCTCGAAACTCGACGAGGTGCAGGGGCTGTCCGACAGACTCGGCGTGATGCACGACGGGCGACTGATGGACGTGGTCGACCCTGCCGAGGTGACCGAAGAACAGATCGGCCTGCTGATGGCCGGCGAGTCCATCGACGCCGGCACGGACGCGACCGCCGACGGGCAGACGACTGCGCCCGCCGAGTCGGACGCCGACGTGGCGGCCGACGGAGGTGAGCGATGAGCGACTCCGGTGTGGAACCCGAAGCGCCGGCAGAGTCGGAGTCGCCAGAACAGACCGGCTGGCGGCGTCAGCTCCAGCGCCTCGTGGACGCCTCTGCCTTCGAACGACTGGCGATCAGTGTCGCGGCGCTCGTGCTCGCCGTACTGGTCGGCGCGGTCATCATCCTCGTCTCCGGTCGCATCGCCACCTGCCAGACGGCGGCGGCCACCTACTTCGGTCTCGGGTTCTGTTACGATCCGATCGAGGTGTACCTCGTGCTGTTCAACGGCGCGCTCGGCAACCCCTTCGCGCTCGGCGAGCCGGCGCTGTTCGCCGAGGGCTGGGGCTTCTACAACTTCGGCCTCGCGCTGACGCTGAAGGAGACGACACTGCTCGTCTTCACCGGCCTGTCGGTGGCCGTGGCGTTCCGCGCGGGCCTGTTCAACATCGGGACGCAGGGCCAGTTAGTGCTCGGTGCGCTGGCGACCGGCCTGTTCGCGCTGTACGTCTCGCGTGCGGTTCCCTCGGGGATGATCGGCGGTCTGATCGTCATCCCGACGTCGATTCTCGTCGGCGCGGTCGTCGGCGGGCTCTACGGCGCGATTCCGGGGGCGCTGAAGGCCTACGCCGACGCGAACGAGGTGATCACGACGATCATGCTCAACTTCATCGCCGCACAGGTCGCCTTCGTGGTCGTCTCGGAGTACTTCCGCAACCCCGACTCGCAGGTCGTCGAGACGACGCCGCTGGCCGACTTCGCCACCATCCTGCCGGTGAGTTCGTTCCTCCCGTTCGGCTTCCCGGCTTCGGGTGACTTCTCGCTGCTCGCGCTGGCGTTCGCGTTCCTGCTGGTCGCGGCAATCTTCTACCTGCTCGAACGCACCTCGTTCGGCTACGACCTGCGCACCTCCGGCATCCAACCCGAGGCGGCCGAGTACGGCGGCGTCGACGCCAAGCGGACGACCGTGGCGAGTATGTTCCTCTCGGGTGCGCTCGGGGGCATCGGCGGCGCGGTGTGGGTCCTGATGGTCATCGGCAAGTGGCAGGCCGGCGTGCCGGCGCTCGGCTTCGACGGCATCACGGTCTCCATCCTCGCGGGGAACAACCCGCTCGGTGTCTTCCCGGCCGCGCTGTTGTTCGGGACGCTGAAGTCCGGGTCCGTGGCGGTACAGTTCCAGACCGGCGTGCCGAAGCAACTCGTGGGAGTGCTGCGCGGGCTGATCATCCTGTTCGTGGCGATGCCGGAGTTCTTCCGCCTGCTGGGTCGCAACGTGATCGACCTCCGACCGGAGCGTCCGGCGACCGCGACCGACGGCGGCCGCATCGGGGGTGAGGACGATGAGTAACGAACGCGAGATGGCCGACGAGGGACCGCTGGTCGACGACGACGGCTTCGAGGTCACCTACCGTGTCGGGTTGGCGCTCGGCGCGGTCGGCGCGTTCCTCGTGGTCGTGATCGCGGGACTGGCGTTCCCGCAGACCATCGCGGGCGACCTGCTCGGCATCGTCACGCGAGAGGACACGCTCGCGTCTGCGTTGCGGCTGGCGGTCCCGATCAGCTTCGCGGCGCTGGGTGGCATCTTCGCTGAGAAGGCCGGCGTGATCAACATCGGACTGGAGGGGCTGCTGATCATCTCCGCGTTCACGGCAGTCGCGGTGACGAGTATCATGGGACCGGCGGGCGCGACCGCCGGCCTCCCG
This genomic window from Salinirubrum litoreum contains:
- a CDS encoding ABC transporter ATP-binding protein, whose amino-acid sequence is MTTAVHLDGITKRFPGVVANDDVTLTVERGTVHALLGENGAGKTTLMNVLYGLYQPTEGTINVDGEPREFDSPRDAIDAGIGMIHQHFMLVDPMTVTQNIVLGHEPRKWLGLATDSAQARADVRELSEKYGFDVDPEAAIEDVSVGVQQRVEILKALYRGADILILDEPTAVLTPQEVEELFAVFEELTAQGKTIIFITHKLGEAMHAADDITVLRDGHHVGTVPADETTRESLAELMVGREVLMEVGTDTREPGETVLGVENIHVDDNRGIEAVTDVNFSVREGEIFGIAGVDGNGQSELIEAITGLRTPTTGRVVYEGEDITDAPRRQRIDSGMAYVPEDRHERGLVMEFDLVSNGILGSQHSPQFARDGRIDWPGARTHAEDIISEYDVRPPNADATAESLSGGNQQKFIVGREFERNPDLVVATHPTRGVDIGSTEFIHDRLRELRQAGKGILLVSSKLDEVQGLSDRLGVMHDGRLMDVVDPAEVTEEQIGLLMAGESIDAGTDATADGQTTAPAESDADVAADGGER
- a CDS encoding ABC transporter permease yields the protein MSDSGVEPEAPAESESPEQTGWRRQLQRLVDASAFERLAISVAALVLAVLVGAVIILVSGRIATCQTAAATYFGLGFCYDPIEVYLVLFNGALGNPFALGEPALFAEGWGFYNFGLALTLKETTLLVFTGLSVAVAFRAGLFNIGTQGQLVLGALATGLFALYVSRAVPSGMIGGLIVIPTSILVGAVVGGLYGAIPGALKAYADANEVITTIMLNFIAAQVAFVVVSEYFRNPDSQVVETTPLADFATILPVSSFLPFGFPASGDFSLLALAFAFLLVAAIFYLLERTSFGYDLRTSGIQPEAAEYGGVDAKRTTVASMFLSGALGGIGGAVWVLMVIGKWQAGVPALGFDGITVSILAGNNPLGVFPAALLFGTLKSGSVAVQFQTGVPKQLVGVLRGLIILFVAMPEFFRLLGRNVIDLRPERPATATDGGRIGGEDDE